The following coding sequences lie in one Nakaseomyces glabratus chromosome K, complete sequence genomic window:
- the BUD21 gene encoding Bud21p (CAGL0K05555g~Ortholog(s) have snoRNA binding activity) yields the protein MTVSTRSKEHIKFDDNDETAHTETETQESVKSLRSKSVDVSDSDSDSDDDAPEEEGLGNAKDEVEDQIKKQEQAAILEKQRIREKRKKENERLKEQQLEKKMRTEEMQKQIAELEKLQSQTVESDEEELQELPEDLLAKINNVDPTAGQTIPKHINFNDIDTQDFVPEVKEQIKKRKKNALKQLCKTTMNKGVVKVSVLSSNLSKSAPKKEGNVTNLRNKWLKRRSLNRK from the coding sequence ATGACTGTAAGCACAAGATCTAAGGAGcatattaaatttgatgataatgatgaaaCCGCTCATACAGAGACTGAGACACAGGAAAGTGTGAAATCTCTACGGTCCAAGTCTGTTGATGTTAGTGATAGCGACAGCGACAGCGACGATGACGCCCCAGAAGAGGAAGGTCTAGGAAACGCCAAAGATGAAGTGGAGGATCAAATTAAGAAACAGGAACAAGCTGCGATCCTTGAGAAACAAAGGATaagagaaaagagaaagaaagaaaatgaacGTCTTAAAGAGCAAcaacttgaaaaaaaaatgagaaCCGAAGAAAtgcaaaaacaaatagCAGAGCTGGAGAAACTTCAATCACAAACGGTTGAAAGTGACGAAGAGGAACTCCAGGAATTACCAGAAGATCTGCTTGCTAAAATCAATAATGTTGATCCAACAGCAGGCCAAACGATACCGAAACATATTAACTTTAATGACATAGACACGCAGGATTTTGTCCCAGAAGTCAAAGAacagataaagaaaagaaagaaaaatgctTTGAAGCAGCTTTGCAAAACTACAATGAATAAAGGTGTTGTAAAGGTATCTGTCTTATCTTCAAATCTATCAAAATCGGCTccaaaaaaagaaggaaaTGTTACCAATCTAAGAAACAAATGGCTGAAAAGAAGGTCATTAAACAGAAAGTAA
- the ATX2 gene encoding Mn(2+) transporter ATX2 (CAGL0K05577g~Ortholog(s) have manganese ion transmembrane transporter activity, role in cellular manganese ion homeostasis and Golgi membrane, endoplasmic reticulum, late endosome, trans-Golgi network localization) — protein sequence MGINIAAVILLAILLLVATFSIGCLPFYYININSTYSNTQNGFLKVFSQFGVGMLLGTAFMLVIPEGIKACTEEGGNVGFDLLAGFIGVYLFDRLGHSIMSNTNAFLIQNPEESNDLPTSSAFRSNLNYSIKEILTKPRVVVARVLKNNVILAFVIHGISDGVALGTTSNNQRLLIVVFIAITIHKIPAVLSLSALMLTKQGLPMTECMTNLFAFSLSTPVGYILLSLLNLRQSATMDYISSNLLLMSGGSLLYASFTAFSEDDHFIEQTSDPSTFVNDEYNAASNDTESISVDVLEQNSKTSYFLKYDESLYILVGAFIPTLISFMVKDD from the coding sequence ATGGGAATAAATATAGCTGCAGTTATATTATTAGCAATATTGTTGCTAGTAGCTACGTTCAGTATCGGCTGCCTgccattttattatattaacaTAAACTCGACTTACAGTAACACTCAGAATGGCTTTCTGAAGGTTTTCTCTCAGTTTGGTGTTGGCATGCTACTAGGGACTGCGTTTATGTTAGTCATTCCAGAAGGGATCAAGGCATGCACAGAAGAAGGTGGGAATGTTGGTTTCGATTTATTAGCAGGCTTCATTGGGGTGTATTTGTTTGACCGTTTGGGACATTCGATAATGAGTAATACAAATGCATTTCTAATTCAAAATCCTGAAGAAAGCAATGACCTCCCAACAAGTAGTGCTTTTAGAAGCAATTTAAATTACTCgataaaagaaatactgACAAAGCCTAGAGTGGTAGTTGCCCGagtattgaaaaataatgtgATATTAGCGTTTGTGATACATGGTATTTCAGATGGTGTGGCTTTAGGCACAACATCCAACAACCAGCGGTTATTAATTGTTGTATTTATTGCAATTACTATACACAAGATACCGGCAGTGTTATCACTTTCAGCACTAATGTTAACGAAACAGGGATTACCCATGACTGAGTGTATGACAAACCTTTTTGCCTTTAGTCTCTCAACACCAGTTGGTTATATTCTACTTTCACTATTGAATTTGAGGCAGTCTGCGACAATGGATTATATTAGTAGTAATTTGCTGTTAATGAGTGGAGGAAGTTTGCTTTATGCATCGTTCACAGCCTTCTCTGAAGATGATCACTTCATCGAACAAACTAGTGATCCTTCTACTTTTGTGAATGATGAATATAATGCAGCATCGAATGATACAGAATCTATTAGTGTAGATGTCTTGGAACAAAATTCTAAGACTTCTTATTTCTTAAAATATGACGAATCTTTGTACATTCTGGTAGGAGCTTTCATACCGACATTAATATCATTTATGGTTAAAGATGATTGA